One segment of Pan paniscus chromosome 20, NHGRI_mPanPan1-v2.0_pri, whole genome shotgun sequence DNA contains the following:
- the ARHGEF1 gene encoding rho guanine nucleotide exchange factor 1 isoform X15 yields MASLSTWSSPAEPREMEDFARGAASPGPSRPGLVPVSIIGAEDEDFENELETNSEEQNSQFQSLEQVKRRPAHLMALLQHVALQFEPGPLLCCLHADMLGSLGPKEAKKAFLDFYHSFLEKTAVLRVPVPPNVAFELDRTRADLISEDVQRRFVQEVVQSQQAAVGRQLEDFRSKRLMGMTPWEQELAQLEAWVGRDRASYEARERHVAERLLMHLEEMQHTISTDEEKSAAVVNAIGLYMRHLGVRTKSGDKKSGRNFFRKKVMGNRRSDEPAKTKKGLSSILDAARWNRGEPQVPDFRHLKAEVDAEKPGSTDRKGGVGMPSRDRNIGAPGQDTPGVCLHPLSLDSPDREPGADAPLELGDSSPQGPMSLESLAPPESTDEGAETESPEPGDEGEPGRSGLELEPEEPPGWRELVPPDTLHSLPKSQVKRQEVISELLVTEAAHVRMLRVLHDLFFQPMAECLFFPLEELQNIFPSLDELIEVHSLFLDSLVKRRQESGYLIEEIGDVLLARFDGAEGSWFQKISSRFCSRQSFALEQLKAKQRKDPRFCAFVQEAESRPRCRRLQLKDMIPTEMQRLTKYPLLLQSIGQNTEEPTEREKVELAAECCREILHHVNQAVRDMEDLLRLKDYQRRLDLSHLRQSSDPMLSEFKNLDITKKKLVHEGPLTWRVTKDKAVEVHVLLLDDLLLLLQRQDERLLLKSHSRTLTPTPDGKTMLRPVLRLTSAMTREVATDHKAFYVLFTWDQEAQIYELVAQTVSERKNWCALITETAGSLKVPAPASRPKPRPSPSSTREPLLSSSENGNGGRETSPADARTERILSDLLPFCRPGPEGQLAATALRKVLSLKQLLFPAEEDNGAGPPRDGDGVPGGGPLSSARTQEIQENLLSLEETMKQLEELEEEFCRLRPLLSQLGGNSVPQPGCT; encoded by the exons ATGGCTTCTCTTTCCACCTGGAGCAG ccctgcagagccCAGGGAGATGGAAGACTTCGCCCGAGGGGCG GCCTCCCCAGGCCCCTCCCGGCCTGGCCTGGTTCCCGTCAGCATCATCGGGGCTGAGGATGAGGATTTTGAGAACGAGCTGGAGACA AACTCGGAAGAGCAAAACAGCCAGTTCCAGAGCCTGGAGCAGGTGAAGCGGCGCCCAGCCCACCTCATGGCCCTCCTGCAGCACGTGGCCCTGCAGTTTGAGCCAGGACCCCTg CTTTGCTGTCTGCATGCCGACATGCTGGGCTCACTGGGCCCCAAGGAGGCCAAGAAGGCCTTCCTGGACTTCTACCACAGCTTCCTGGAGAAGACAGCG GTTCTCCGGGTGCCGGTCCCTCCCAACGTCGCCTTTGAACTTG ACCGCACTAGGGCTGACCTCATCTCCGAGGATGTCCAGCGGCGGTTCGTGCAGGAGGTGGTGCAAAGCCAGCAGGCAGCCGTGGGCCGGCAGCTGGAGGACTTCCGCTCCAAGCGGCTCATGGGCATGACGCCCTGGGAGCAGGAGCTGGCCCAGCTGGAGGCTTGGGTTGGGCGGGACCGAGCCAGCTACGAGGCCCGGGAGCGGCACGTGGCTGAGCGGCTGCTCATGCACCTGGAGGAGATGCA ACATACCATCTCTACCGACGAAGAAAAGAG TGCTGCCGTGGTCAACGCCATTGGCCTGTacatgcgccaccttggggtgCGGACCAAGAGTGGAGACAAGAAGTCGGGGAGGAACTTCTTCCGGAAAAAG GTGATGGGGAACCGGCGGTCGGACGAGCCTGCCAAGACCAAGAAGGGGCTGAGCAGCATCCTGGATGCCGCCCGCTGGAACCGGGGAGAGCCCCAGG TTCCAGATTTTCGACACCTCAAAGCAGAGGTTGATG CCGAGAAGCCAGGTTCTACAGACCGGAAGGGAGGCGTGGGGATGCCCTCTCGGGACCGGAATATCGGGGCTCCTGGGCAGGACACCCCTGGAGTCTGTCTGCACCCTCTGTCCCTGGACAGCCCAGACCGGGAACCAG gtGCTGACGCCCCCCTGGAGCTGGGGGACTCATCCCCACAGGGCCCAATGAGCCTGGAGTCCTTGGCGCCCCCAGAGAGTACCGATGAGGGGGCCGAAACCGAGag CCCCGAGCCTGGAGATGAGGGGGAGCCGGGGCGGTCGGGACTGGAGCTTGAACCAGAAGAGCCTCCCGGCTGGCGGGAACTCGTCCCCCCAGACACCCTGCACAGCCTGCCCAAGAGCCAGGTGAAGCGGCAGGAGGTCATCAGCG AGCTGCTGGTGACAGAGGCGGCCCACGTGCGCATGCTGCGGGTGCTGCACGACCTCTTCTTCCAGCCCATGGCAGAATGCCTGTTCTTCCCCTTGGAGGAGCTGCAGAACATCTTCCCCAGCCTGGACGAGCTCATCGAGGTGCATT CCCTGTTCCTCGATTCCCTGGTGAAgcggaggcaggagagtggctacCTCATCGAGGAGATCGGAGACGTGCTGCTGGCCCGG TTTGATGGTGCTGAGGGCTCCTGGTTCCAGAAAATCTCCTCCCGCTTCTGCAGCCGCCAGTCATTTGCCTTAGAGCAGCTCAAAGCCAAGCAACGCAAGGACCCTCGGTTCTGTGCCTTCGTGCAG GAAGCTGAGAGCCGCCCGCGGTGCCGCCGCCTGCAGCTGAAGGACATGATCCCCACGGAGATGCAGCGGCTAACCAAGTACCCCCTGCTCCTGCAGAGCATCGGGCAGAACACAG AAGAGCCCACAGAACGGGAGAAAGTGGAGCTGGCAGCCGAGTGCTGCCGGGAAATTCTACACCACGTCAACCAAGCCGTGCGTGACATGGAGGACCTGCTG AGGCTCAAGGACTATCAGCGGCGCCTGGACTTGTCCCACCTTCGGCAGAGCAGCGACCCTATGCTGAGCGAATTCAAG AACCTGGACATCACCAAGAAAAAATTGGTCCACGAGGGCCCACTGACGTGGCGGGTGACTAAGGACAAGGCAGTGG AGGTGCATGTGCTGCTGCTGGAcgacctgctgctgctgctccagcGCCAGGACGAGCGGCTGCTGCTCAAGTCCCATAGCCGGACACTGACGCCCACACCCGATGGCAAGACCATGCTGCGGCCCGTGCTGCGGCTCACCTCCGCCATGACCCGCGAGGTGGCCACCG ATCACAAAGCCTTCTACGTCCTTTTTACCTGGGACCAGGAGGCCCAGATATACGAGCTGGTGGCACAGACTGTGTCGGAGCGGAAAAA CTGGTGTGCCCTCATCACTGAGACTGCCGGATCCCTGAAagtccctgcccctgcctctcgCCCTAAGCCCCGGCCCAGCCCGAGCAG CACCCGAGAACCCCTCCTCAGCAGCTCTGAGAACGGCAATGGTGGCCGAGAGACGTCTCCAGCTGATG CCCGGACTGAGAGAATCCTCAGTGACCTCCTGCCCTTCTGCAGACCAGGCCCCGAGGGCCAGCTCGCTGCCACGGCCCTTCGGAAAG TGCTGTCCCTGAAGCAGCTTCTGTTTCCGGCGGAGGAAGACAATGGGGCGGGGCCTCCTCGAGATGGGGATGGGGTCCCAGGGGGCGGCCCCCTGAGCTCAGCACGGACCCAGGAAATCCAGGAGAACCTGCTCAGCTTGGAGGAGACCATGAAGCAGCTGGAG gAGTTGGAGGAGGAATTTTGCCGCCTGCGacccctcctgtctcagcttggGGGGaactctgtcccccagcctggctgcactTGA
- the ARHGEF1 gene encoding rho guanine nucleotide exchange factor 1 isoform X11 has protein sequence MASLSTWSSPAEPREMEDFARGAASPGPSRPGLVPVSIIGAEDEDFENELETNSEEQNSQFQSLEQVKRRPAHLMALLQHVALQFEPGPLLCCLHADMLGSLGPKEAKKAFLDFYHSFLEKTAVLRVPVPPNVAFELDRTRADLISEDVQRRFVQEVVQSQQAAVGRQLEDFRSKRLMGMTPWEQELAQLEAWVGRDRASYEARERHVAERLLMHLEEMQHTISTDEEKSAAVVNAIGLYMRHLGVRTKSGDKKSGRNFFRKKVMGNRRSDEPAKTKKGLSSILDAARWNRGEPQVPDFRHLKAEVDAEKPGSTDRKGGVGMPSRDRNIGAPGQDTPGVCLHPLSLDSPDREPGADAPLELGDSSPQGPMSLESLAPPESTDEGAETERLSGRLGRSESLRVSDRRRPSRGSLGAKGRGGGRSRSDVDMDPSSATAVLGPARRATPEPGDEGEPGRSGLELEPEEPPGWRELVPPDTLHSLPKSQVKRQEVISELLVTEAAHVRMLRVLHDLFFQPMAECLFFPLEELQNIFPSLDELIEVHSLFLDSLVKRRQESGYLIEEIGDVLLARFDGAEGSWFQKISSRFCSRQSFALEQLKAKQRKDPRFCAFVQEAESRPRCRRLQLKDMIPTEMQRLTKYPLLLQSIGQNTEEPTEREKVELAAECCREILHHVNQAVRDMEDLLRLKDYQRRLDLSHLRQSSDPMLSEFKNLDITKKKLVHEGPLTWRVTKDKAVEVHVLLLDDLLLLLQRQDERLLLKSHSRTLTPTPDGKTMLRPVLRLTSAMTREVATDHKAFYVLFTWDQEAQIYELVAQTVSERKNWCALITETAGSLKVPAPASRPKPRPSPSSTREPLLSSSENGNGGRETSPADARTERILSDLLPFCRPGPEGQLAATALRKVLSLKQLLFPAEEDNGAGPPRDGDGVPGGGPLSSARTQEIQENLLSLEETMKQLEELEEEFCRLRPLLSQLGGNSVPQPGCT, from the exons ATGGCTTCTCTTTCCACCTGGAGCAG ccctgcagagccCAGGGAGATGGAAGACTTCGCCCGAGGGGCG GCCTCCCCAGGCCCCTCCCGGCCTGGCCTGGTTCCCGTCAGCATCATCGGGGCTGAGGATGAGGATTTTGAGAACGAGCTGGAGACA AACTCGGAAGAGCAAAACAGCCAGTTCCAGAGCCTGGAGCAGGTGAAGCGGCGCCCAGCCCACCTCATGGCCCTCCTGCAGCACGTGGCCCTGCAGTTTGAGCCAGGACCCCTg CTTTGCTGTCTGCATGCCGACATGCTGGGCTCACTGGGCCCCAAGGAGGCCAAGAAGGCCTTCCTGGACTTCTACCACAGCTTCCTGGAGAAGACAGCG GTTCTCCGGGTGCCGGTCCCTCCCAACGTCGCCTTTGAACTTG ACCGCACTAGGGCTGACCTCATCTCCGAGGATGTCCAGCGGCGGTTCGTGCAGGAGGTGGTGCAAAGCCAGCAGGCAGCCGTGGGCCGGCAGCTGGAGGACTTCCGCTCCAAGCGGCTCATGGGCATGACGCCCTGGGAGCAGGAGCTGGCCCAGCTGGAGGCTTGGGTTGGGCGGGACCGAGCCAGCTACGAGGCCCGGGAGCGGCACGTGGCTGAGCGGCTGCTCATGCACCTGGAGGAGATGCA ACATACCATCTCTACCGACGAAGAAAAGAG TGCTGCCGTGGTCAACGCCATTGGCCTGTacatgcgccaccttggggtgCGGACCAAGAGTGGAGACAAGAAGTCGGGGAGGAACTTCTTCCGGAAAAAG GTGATGGGGAACCGGCGGTCGGACGAGCCTGCCAAGACCAAGAAGGGGCTGAGCAGCATCCTGGATGCCGCCCGCTGGAACCGGGGAGAGCCCCAGG TTCCAGATTTTCGACACCTCAAAGCAGAGGTTGATG CCGAGAAGCCAGGTTCTACAGACCGGAAGGGAGGCGTGGGGATGCCCTCTCGGGACCGGAATATCGGGGCTCCTGGGCAGGACACCCCTGGAGTCTGTCTGCACCCTCTGTCCCTGGACAGCCCAGACCGGGAACCAG gtGCTGACGCCCCCCTGGAGCTGGGGGACTCATCCCCACAGGGCCCAATGAGCCTGGAGTCCTTGGCGCCCCCAGAGAGTACCGATGAGGGGGCCGAAACCGAGag GCTATCAGGGCGTCTGGGGCGCTCAGAGAGCCTGCGGGTGAGTGACCGCCGCCGGCCTTCCCGGGGCAGCCTCGGGGCTAAGGGCCGGGGTGGGGGCCGCTCCCGGAGCGACGTGGACATGGACCCCAGTTCCGCCACGGCAGTGCTTGGCCCTGCCCGACGAGCCAC CCCCGAGCCTGGAGATGAGGGGGAGCCGGGGCGGTCGGGACTGGAGCTTGAACCAGAAGAGCCTCCCGGCTGGCGGGAACTCGTCCCCCCAGACACCCTGCACAGCCTGCCCAAGAGCCAGGTGAAGCGGCAGGAGGTCATCAGCG AGCTGCTGGTGACAGAGGCGGCCCACGTGCGCATGCTGCGGGTGCTGCACGACCTCTTCTTCCAGCCCATGGCAGAATGCCTGTTCTTCCCCTTGGAGGAGCTGCAGAACATCTTCCCCAGCCTGGACGAGCTCATCGAGGTGCATT CCCTGTTCCTCGATTCCCTGGTGAAgcggaggcaggagagtggctacCTCATCGAGGAGATCGGAGACGTGCTGCTGGCCCGG TTTGATGGTGCTGAGGGCTCCTGGTTCCAGAAAATCTCCTCCCGCTTCTGCAGCCGCCAGTCATTTGCCTTAGAGCAGCTCAAAGCCAAGCAACGCAAGGACCCTCGGTTCTGTGCCTTCGTGCAG GAAGCTGAGAGCCGCCCGCGGTGCCGCCGCCTGCAGCTGAAGGACATGATCCCCACGGAGATGCAGCGGCTAACCAAGTACCCCCTGCTCCTGCAGAGCATCGGGCAGAACACAG AAGAGCCCACAGAACGGGAGAAAGTGGAGCTGGCAGCCGAGTGCTGCCGGGAAATTCTACACCACGTCAACCAAGCCGTGCGTGACATGGAGGACCTGCTG AGGCTCAAGGACTATCAGCGGCGCCTGGACTTGTCCCACCTTCGGCAGAGCAGCGACCCTATGCTGAGCGAATTCAAG AACCTGGACATCACCAAGAAAAAATTGGTCCACGAGGGCCCACTGACGTGGCGGGTGACTAAGGACAAGGCAGTGG AGGTGCATGTGCTGCTGCTGGAcgacctgctgctgctgctccagcGCCAGGACGAGCGGCTGCTGCTCAAGTCCCATAGCCGGACACTGACGCCCACACCCGATGGCAAGACCATGCTGCGGCCCGTGCTGCGGCTCACCTCCGCCATGACCCGCGAGGTGGCCACCG ATCACAAAGCCTTCTACGTCCTTTTTACCTGGGACCAGGAGGCCCAGATATACGAGCTGGTGGCACAGACTGTGTCGGAGCGGAAAAA CTGGTGTGCCCTCATCACTGAGACTGCCGGATCCCTGAAagtccctgcccctgcctctcgCCCTAAGCCCCGGCCCAGCCCGAGCAG CACCCGAGAACCCCTCCTCAGCAGCTCTGAGAACGGCAATGGTGGCCGAGAGACGTCTCCAGCTGATG CCCGGACTGAGAGAATCCTCAGTGACCTCCTGCCCTTCTGCAGACCAGGCCCCGAGGGCCAGCTCGCTGCCACGGCCCTTCGGAAAG TGCTGTCCCTGAAGCAGCTTCTGTTTCCGGCGGAGGAAGACAATGGGGCGGGGCCTCCTCGAGATGGGGATGGGGTCCCAGGGGGCGGCCCCCTGAGCTCAGCACGGACCCAGGAAATCCAGGAGAACCTGCTCAGCTTGGAGGAGACCATGAAGCAGCTGGAG gAGTTGGAGGAGGAATTTTGCCGCCTGCGacccctcctgtctcagcttggGGGGaactctgtcccccagcctggctgcactTGA
- the ARHGEF1 gene encoding rho guanine nucleotide exchange factor 1 isoform X10 → MASLSTWSSPAEPREMEDFARGAASPGPSRPGLVPVSIIGAEDEDFENELETNSEEQNSQFQSLEQVKRRPAHLMALLQHVALQFEPGPLLCCLHADMLGSLGPKEAKKAFLDFYHSFLEKTAVLRVPVPPNVAFELDRTRADLISEDVQRRFVQEVVQSQQAAVGRQLEDFRSKRLMGMTPWEQELAQLEAWVGRDRASYEARERHVAERLLMHLEEMQHTISTDEEKSAAVVNAIGLYMRHLGVRTKSGDKKSGRNFFRKKVMGNRRSDEPAKTKKGLSSILDAARWNRGEPQVPDFRHLKAEVDAEKPGSTDRKGGVGMPSRDRNIGAPGQDTPGVCLHPLSLDSPDREPGADAPLELGDSSPQGPMSLESLAPPESTDEGAETERLSGRLGRSESLRVSDRRRPSRGSLGAKGRGGGRSRSDVDMDPSSATAVLGPARRATPEPGDEGEPGRSGLELEPEEPPGWRELVPPDTLHSLPKSQVKRQEVISELLVTEAAHVRMLRVLHDLFFQPMAECLFFPLEELQNIFPSLDELIEVHSLFLDSLVKRRQESGYLIEEIGDVLLARFDGAEGSWFQKISSRFCSRQSFALEQLKAKQRKDPRFCAFVQEAESRPRCRRLQLKDMIPTEMQRLTKYPLLLQSIGQNTEEPTEREKVELAAECCREILHHVNQAVRDMEDLLRLKDYQRRLDLSHLRQSSDPMLSEFKNLDITKKKLVHEGPLTWRVTKDKAVEVHVLLLDDLLLLLQRQDERLLLKSHSRTLTPTPDGKTMLRPVLRLTSAMTREVATDHKAFYVLFTWDQEAQIYELVAQTVSERKNWCALITETAGSLKVPAPASRPKPRPSPSSTREPLLSSSENGNGGRETSPADARTERILSDLLPFCRPGPEGQLAATALRKGVGGGILPPATPPVSAWGELCPPAWLHLRFPPRKAFCKERNGGEDVRDHPHPHSCRSISHPEGLRRGSCGPRLGGAQLGLLAPHEPRPSLPPALCLGDSGLHSGGHHGDPGHLSIACGGHPSTPTPKCLRSVFIP, encoded by the exons ATGGCTTCTCTTTCCACCTGGAGCAG ccctgcagagccCAGGGAGATGGAAGACTTCGCCCGAGGGGCG GCCTCCCCAGGCCCCTCCCGGCCTGGCCTGGTTCCCGTCAGCATCATCGGGGCTGAGGATGAGGATTTTGAGAACGAGCTGGAGACA AACTCGGAAGAGCAAAACAGCCAGTTCCAGAGCCTGGAGCAGGTGAAGCGGCGCCCAGCCCACCTCATGGCCCTCCTGCAGCACGTGGCCCTGCAGTTTGAGCCAGGACCCCTg CTTTGCTGTCTGCATGCCGACATGCTGGGCTCACTGGGCCCCAAGGAGGCCAAGAAGGCCTTCCTGGACTTCTACCACAGCTTCCTGGAGAAGACAGCG GTTCTCCGGGTGCCGGTCCCTCCCAACGTCGCCTTTGAACTTG ACCGCACTAGGGCTGACCTCATCTCCGAGGATGTCCAGCGGCGGTTCGTGCAGGAGGTGGTGCAAAGCCAGCAGGCAGCCGTGGGCCGGCAGCTGGAGGACTTCCGCTCCAAGCGGCTCATGGGCATGACGCCCTGGGAGCAGGAGCTGGCCCAGCTGGAGGCTTGGGTTGGGCGGGACCGAGCCAGCTACGAGGCCCGGGAGCGGCACGTGGCTGAGCGGCTGCTCATGCACCTGGAGGAGATGCA ACATACCATCTCTACCGACGAAGAAAAGAG TGCTGCCGTGGTCAACGCCATTGGCCTGTacatgcgccaccttggggtgCGGACCAAGAGTGGAGACAAGAAGTCGGGGAGGAACTTCTTCCGGAAAAAG GTGATGGGGAACCGGCGGTCGGACGAGCCTGCCAAGACCAAGAAGGGGCTGAGCAGCATCCTGGATGCCGCCCGCTGGAACCGGGGAGAGCCCCAGG TTCCAGATTTTCGACACCTCAAAGCAGAGGTTGATG CCGAGAAGCCAGGTTCTACAGACCGGAAGGGAGGCGTGGGGATGCCCTCTCGGGACCGGAATATCGGGGCTCCTGGGCAGGACACCCCTGGAGTCTGTCTGCACCCTCTGTCCCTGGACAGCCCAGACCGGGAACCAG gtGCTGACGCCCCCCTGGAGCTGGGGGACTCATCCCCACAGGGCCCAATGAGCCTGGAGTCCTTGGCGCCCCCAGAGAGTACCGATGAGGGGGCCGAAACCGAGag GCTATCAGGGCGTCTGGGGCGCTCAGAGAGCCTGCGGGTGAGTGACCGCCGCCGGCCTTCCCGGGGCAGCCTCGGGGCTAAGGGCCGGGGTGGGGGCCGCTCCCGGAGCGACGTGGACATGGACCCCAGTTCCGCCACGGCAGTGCTTGGCCCTGCCCGACGAGCCAC CCCCGAGCCTGGAGATGAGGGGGAGCCGGGGCGGTCGGGACTGGAGCTTGAACCAGAAGAGCCTCCCGGCTGGCGGGAACTCGTCCCCCCAGACACCCTGCACAGCCTGCCCAAGAGCCAGGTGAAGCGGCAGGAGGTCATCAGCG AGCTGCTGGTGACAGAGGCGGCCCACGTGCGCATGCTGCGGGTGCTGCACGACCTCTTCTTCCAGCCCATGGCAGAATGCCTGTTCTTCCCCTTGGAGGAGCTGCAGAACATCTTCCCCAGCCTGGACGAGCTCATCGAGGTGCATT CCCTGTTCCTCGATTCCCTGGTGAAgcggaggcaggagagtggctacCTCATCGAGGAGATCGGAGACGTGCTGCTGGCCCGG TTTGATGGTGCTGAGGGCTCCTGGTTCCAGAAAATCTCCTCCCGCTTCTGCAGCCGCCAGTCATTTGCCTTAGAGCAGCTCAAAGCCAAGCAACGCAAGGACCCTCGGTTCTGTGCCTTCGTGCAG GAAGCTGAGAGCCGCCCGCGGTGCCGCCGCCTGCAGCTGAAGGACATGATCCCCACGGAGATGCAGCGGCTAACCAAGTACCCCCTGCTCCTGCAGAGCATCGGGCAGAACACAG AAGAGCCCACAGAACGGGAGAAAGTGGAGCTGGCAGCCGAGTGCTGCCGGGAAATTCTACACCACGTCAACCAAGCCGTGCGTGACATGGAGGACCTGCTG AGGCTCAAGGACTATCAGCGGCGCCTGGACTTGTCCCACCTTCGGCAGAGCAGCGACCCTATGCTGAGCGAATTCAAG AACCTGGACATCACCAAGAAAAAATTGGTCCACGAGGGCCCACTGACGTGGCGGGTGACTAAGGACAAGGCAGTGG AGGTGCATGTGCTGCTGCTGGAcgacctgctgctgctgctccagcGCCAGGACGAGCGGCTGCTGCTCAAGTCCCATAGCCGGACACTGACGCCCACACCCGATGGCAAGACCATGCTGCGGCCCGTGCTGCGGCTCACCTCCGCCATGACCCGCGAGGTGGCCACCG ATCACAAAGCCTTCTACGTCCTTTTTACCTGGGACCAGGAGGCCCAGATATACGAGCTGGTGGCACAGACTGTGTCGGAGCGGAAAAA CTGGTGTGCCCTCATCACTGAGACTGCCGGATCCCTGAAagtccctgcccctgcctctcgCCCTAAGCCCCGGCCCAGCCCGAGCAG CACCCGAGAACCCCTCCTCAGCAGCTCTGAGAACGGCAATGGTGGCCGAGAGACGTCTCCAGCTGATG CCCGGACTGAGAGAATCCTCAGTGACCTCCTGCCCTTCTGCAGACCAGGCCCCGAGGGCCAGCTCGCTGCCACGGCCCTTCGGAAAG gAGTTGGAGGAGGAATTTTGCCGCCTGCGacccctcctgtctcagcttggGGGGaactctgtcccccagcctggctgcactTGAGGTTCCCGCCCAGGAAG GCCTTTTGCAAGGAGAGGAATGGGGGAGAGGACGTGAGGGACCACCCCCACCCACACAGCTGCCGCAGCATCTCACACCCCGagggcctgaggagagggagctgTGGGCCACGCCTGGGAGGGGCCCAGCTGGGGTTACTGGCCCCGCATGAGCCTCGGCCatctctccctcctgccctctgctTGGGGGACTCAGGGCTCCATTCTGGAGGGCACCACGGTGACCCGGGCCATCTCAGTATTGCCTGTGGGGgccacccctccacccccacccccaagtgCCTTCGCTCTGTTTTTATACCCTGA